The following are from one region of the Epinephelus fuscoguttatus linkage group LG11, E.fuscoguttatus.final_Chr_v1 genome:
- the LOC125896595 gene encoding NLR family CARD domain-containing protein 3-like isoform X2: protein MNQAEDREEGVPPSKTTLCGEHDSQTKAQRSDSPVSSCVSFNSDLSMERPIHLKGGHPSIDQRIQHERPDSSSPGPEPSCVSIRSDWSMERPIDFKGGHQSTDKRFHPLPSGQSAQQHQTNLDFIFMLLEENIVSFVKNELKKIQTILGPHYPECSNSQREDEEVLDGEYEEQRRSSREAFLKITLNFLRRMKQEELADYLQSRTVAAVCRRKLKSNLQKKFQCVFEGIAKAGNPTLLNQIYTELYITEGGTAEVNDEHEVRQIETASRKPDRPETTIRQEDIFKASPGRDKPIRTVMTKGVAGIGKTVLTQKFTLDWAEDKANQDIQFTFPFTFRELNVLKEKKYSLVELVHHFFTETKEEGICRFEEFQVVFIFDGLDECRLPLDFRNNEILTDVTESTSVDVLLTNLIRGKLLPSARLWITTRPAAANQIPPDCVDMVTEVRGFTDPQKEEYFRKRFRDEEQASRIISHIKTSRSLHIMCHIPVFCWITATVLEDVMKTREEGELPKTLTEMYIHFLVVQTKLKNVKYHGKSETDHHWSPESRKMIESLGKLAFDQLQKGNLIFYESDLRECGIDIRAASVYSGVFTQIFKEERGLYQDKVFCFVHLSVQEFLAALHVHLTFINSGANLMEEEPTGTTRLPKVFRDKPTLTHLHQSAVDKALQSPNGHLDLFLRFLLGLSLQTNQTLLCGLLTQTGTNSKSSYKTARYIKKKIKKNPDPERSINLFHCLNELNDPLVEEIQQSLRTGSLSTDKLSPAQWSALVFILLSSEEDLDVFDLKKYSASEEALLRLLPVVKASNKALLSGCNLSERSCEALSSLLSSQSSSLRDLDLSNNDLQDSGVKLLCSGLTSPHCRLETLSLSGCLVTEEGCVALASALSSNPSHLRELDLSYNHPGDSGMKLLSVGQKDPKWRLDTLRVDHGGQQWLKPGLRKYFCELTLDTDTTHRNLKLSDNNTRVTVVRGDDDWPKRFEYWTQLLCRNGVTGRCYWEVEWRGRVRVAVTHRGIRRSRDSNDSWFGGNDECWSLDCSGAGYTVWHNDREIFLSPFFSSSSSSSSSSVSHRVAVYVDCPAGTLSFFRVSSDTLIHLHTFNTTFTEPLYPGFRFWSYESSVSLCSL from the exons ATTTCATCCGCTTCCCAGTGGTCAGTCTGCCCAGCAGCATCAAACAAACCTGGACTTCATATTTATG ctgctggaggagaacaTTGTCAGTTTTGTGAAGAATGAGCTGAAGAAGATCCAGACAATTCTGGGTCCACATTACCCAGAATGCTCTAATAGTcagagggaggatgaggaggtgtTGGATGGTGAGTatgaagagcagaggaggagcagcagagaggcattTCTGAAGATCACACTGAACTTCCTGAGGAGAAtgaagcaggaggagctggctgactATTTGCAGAGCA GGACTGTTGCTGCAGTGTGCCGACGCAAACTCAAGTCTAACCTGCAGAAGAAGTTCCAGTGCGTGTTTGAGGGGATTGCTAAAGCAGGAAACCCAACCCTTCTGAATCAGATCTACACCgagctctacatcacagagggagGGACTGCAGAGGTCAATGATGAACATGAGGTCAGACAGATTGAAACAGCATCCAGGAAACCAGACAGACCAGAAACAACCATCAGACAAGAAGACATCTTTAAAGCCTCACCTGGAAGAGACAAACCAATCAGAACAGTGATGACAAAGGGAGTGGCTGGCATTGGGAAAACAGTCTTAACACAGaagttcactctggactggGCTGAAGACAAAGCCAACCAGGACATACAGTTCACATTTCCATTCACTTTCAGAGAGCTGAAtgtgctgaaagagaaaaagtacAGCTTGGTGGAACTTGTTCATCACTTCTTTACTGAAACCAAAGAAGAAGGAATCTGCAGGTTTGAAGAGTTTCAGGTTGTGTTCATCTTTGACGGTCTGGATGAGTGTCGACTTCCTCTGGACTTCCGCAACAATGAGATCCTGACTGATGTTACAGAGTCCACCTCAGTGGATGTGCTGCTGACAAACCtcatcagggggaaactgctTCCCTCTGCTCGCCTCTGGATAACCACacgacctgcagcagccaatcagatccctcctgactgtgttgacatggtgacagaggtcagagggttCACTGACCCACAGAAGGAGGAGTACTTCAGGAAGAGAttcagagatgaggagcaggcCAGCAGAATCATCTCCCACATCAAGACATCACGAAGCCTCCACATCATGTGCCAcatcccagtcttctgctggatcactgctacagttctggaggatgtgatgaagaccagagaggaaggagagctgcccaagaccctgactgaGATGTACATCCACTTCCTGGTGGTTCAGACCAAACTGAAGAACGTCAAGTATCATGGAAAGTCTGAGACAGATCATCACTGGAGTCCAGAGAGCAGGAAGATGATTGAGTCTCTGGGAAAACTGGCTTTTGATCAGCTGCAGAAAGGCAACCTGATCTTCTATGAATCAGACCTGAGAGAGTGTGGCATCGATATCAGAGCAGCCTCAGTGTACTCAGgagtgttcacacagatctttaaagaggagagaggactgtaccagGACAAGGTGTTCTGCTTCGTCCATCTGAGTgttcaggagtttctggctgCTCTTCATGTCCATCTGACCTTCATCAACTCTGGAGCCAATCTGATGGAAGAAGAACCAACAGGCACCACTCGGCTGCCTAAAGTCTTCAGAGACAAACCTACACTAACACATCTCCACCAAAGTGCTGTGGACAAGGCCTTACAGAGTCCAAATGGACACCTGGACTTGTTCCTCCGCTTCCTCCTGGGTCTCTCACTGCAGACCAATCAGACTCTCCTGTGTGGTCTGCTGACACAGACAGGAACAAACTCAAAGAGCAGTTACAAAACGGCCAGGTACATCAAGAAGAAGATCAAAAAGAATCCAGATCCAGAGAGAAGCATCAACCTGTTCCACTGtctgaatgaactgaatgatCCTCTAGTGGAGGAGATCCAACAGTCCCTGAGAACAGGAAGTCTCTCCACAGATAAACTGTCTCCTGCTCAGTGGTCAGCTCTGGTCTTCATCTTACTGTCATCAGAAGAAGATCTGGACGTGTTTGACCTGAAGAAATACTCTGCTTCAGAGGAGGCTcttctgaggctgctgccagTGGTCAAAGCCTCCAACAAAGCTCT GCTGAGTGGCTGTAACCTCTCGGAGAGAAGCTGTGAAGCTCTGTCCTCACTTCTCAGCTCCCAGTCCTCCAGTCTGAGAGACCTGGACCTGAGTAACAACgacctgcaggattcaggagtgaagctgctgtgtaGTGGACTGACGAGTCCACATTGTAGACTGGAAACTCTCAG TCTGTCAGGATGTCTGGTCACAGAGGAAGGCTGTGTTgctctggcctcagctctgagctccaacccctcccatctgagagagctggacctgagctacAATCATCCTGGAGACTCAGGGATGAAGCTTCTCTCTGTGGGACAAAAGGATCCAAAATGGAGGTTGGACACTCTCAG GGTGGATCATGGTGGACAGCAGTGGTTAAAACCTGGTCTGAGGAAGT ATTTCTGTGAACTCACACTGGACACAGACACGACACACAGAAACCTCAAActgtccgacaacaacacaagGGTGACAGTAGTGAGAGGAGATGATGATTGGCCAAAGAGATTTGAGTACTGGACTCAGCTGCTGTGTAGAAATGGAGTGACTGGTCGctgttactgggaggtggagtggagaggAAGAGTTCGTGTAGCGGTGACTCACAGAGGAATCAGAAGGAGCAGAGACAGTAATGACAGCTGGTTTGGAGGGAACGATGAGTGTTGGAGTCTGGATTGTTCTGGTGCTGGTTACACAGTCTGgcacaatgacagagaaatattcctctctcccttcttctcctcctcctcctcctcctcctcctcctctgtctctcacagAGTAGCAGTGTATGTGGACTGTCCTGCCGGCACTCTGTCCTTCTTCAGAgtctcctctgacacactgaTCCACCTCCACACCTTCAACACCACCTTCACTGAGCCTCTTTATCCTGGGTTCAGGTTCTGGTCATACGAgtcctcagtgtctctgtgcTCTCTGTAG